The following coding sequences lie in one Osmerus mordax isolate fOsmMor3 chromosome 13, fOsmMor3.pri, whole genome shotgun sequence genomic window:
- the isl2b gene encoding insulin gene enhancer protein isl-2b isoform X1, translating to MVDIIFNSSFLGDMGDHSKKKSGFAMCVGCGSQIHDQYILRVSPDLEWHAACLKCAECNQYLDETCTCFVRDGKTYCKRDYVRLFGIKCAKCNLGFSSSDLVMRARDNVYHIECFRCSVCSRQLLPGDEFSLRDEELLCRADHSLLMERSSAGSPISPGRIHSSRSLHMAADPVTVRQAPHRNHVHKQSEKTTRVRTVLNEKQLHTLRTCYNANPRPDALMKEQLVEMTGLSPRVIRVWFQNKRCKDKKRSILMKQLQQQHHSDKTVSIFNLQGLTGTPLVAGSPIRHDNTVQGNQVEVQTYQPPWKALSEFALQSDLDQPAFQQLVSFSESGSLGNSSGSDVTSLSSQLPDTPNSMVPSPVDT from the exons TTTCTTGGGTGATATGGGGGATCATTCCAAAA AGAAGTCCGGATTCGCGATGTGTGTAGGCTGTGGAAGTCAGATACATGACCAGTACATACTGCGAGTCTCCCCGGACCTGGAGTGGCACGCAGCCTGCTTGAAGTGTGCTGAATGCAACCAATACCTGGATGAGACATGCACTTGCTTCGTCCGGGACGGCAAGACTTATTGTAAAAGAGATTACGTAAG GTTGTTTGGGATAAAATGTGCAAAATGCAACCTTGGATTCAGCAGCAGCGATTTAGTGATGCGAGCTAGAGACAACGTGTATCACATCGAGTGTTTCCGATGTTCGGTGTGCAGCAGGCAGCTCTTACCGGGAGACGAGTTCTCTTTGCGGGACGAGGAACTTCTCTGCCGGGCTGACCATAGCTTGTTGATGGAACGGAGCTCTGCGGGAAGTCCTATAAGCCCTGGTCGCATTCACTCAAGCAGATCACTGCACATGGCAG CAGACCCTGTCACGGTTCGACAAGCACCTCATCGAAATCACGTCCACAAGCAATCAGAGAAAACGACGCGGGTTCGGACTGTTTTGAATGAGAAACAGCTTCACACGTTACGGACATGCTACAACGCCAACCCGCGGCCTGATGCGTTAATGAAGGAGCAACTTGTGGAGATGACTGGCTTGAGCCCAAGGGTCATTCGAGTTTGGTTCCAAAATAAAAGATGCAAAGATAAAAAGAGATCAATTCTCATGAAGCAATTACAGCAACAGCACCACAGTGATAAGACTGTAAGCATCTTC AATCTACAAGGCCTCACAGGTACGCCTCTCGTTGCTGGGAGTCCAATCAGACATGACAACACAGTCCAAGGCAACCAAGTGGAGGTACAGACTTATCAGCCGCCCTGGAAAGCTCTGAGTGAATTCGCCTTGCAGAGTGACTTGGACCAGCCAGCCTTTCAACAATTG GTGTCATTCTCCGAATCTGGGTCATTAGGGAACTCTTCGGGCAGCGACGTGACTTCCCTGTCATCGCAACTACCTGACACTCCAAACAGCATGGTACCCAGTCCTGTCGATACGTGA
- the isl2b gene encoding insulin gene enhancer protein isl-2b isoform X2, protein MVDIIFNSSFLGDMGDHSKKKSGFAMCVGCGSQIHDQYILRVSPDLEWHAACLKCAECNQYLDETCTCFVRDGKTYCKRDYVRLFGIKCAKCNLGFSSSDLVMRARDNVYHIECFRCSVCSRQLLPGDEFSLRDEELLCRADHSLLMERSSAGSPISPGRIHSSRSLHMADPVTVRQAPHRNHVHKQSEKTTRVRTVLNEKQLHTLRTCYNANPRPDALMKEQLVEMTGLSPRVIRVWFQNKRCKDKKRSILMKQLQQQHHSDKTVSIFNLQGLTGTPLVAGSPIRHDNTVQGNQVEVQTYQPPWKALSEFALQSDLDQPAFQQLVSFSESGSLGNSSGSDVTSLSSQLPDTPNSMVPSPVDT, encoded by the exons TTTCTTGGGTGATATGGGGGATCATTCCAAAA AGAAGTCCGGATTCGCGATGTGTGTAGGCTGTGGAAGTCAGATACATGACCAGTACATACTGCGAGTCTCCCCGGACCTGGAGTGGCACGCAGCCTGCTTGAAGTGTGCTGAATGCAACCAATACCTGGATGAGACATGCACTTGCTTCGTCCGGGACGGCAAGACTTATTGTAAAAGAGATTACGTAAG GTTGTTTGGGATAAAATGTGCAAAATGCAACCTTGGATTCAGCAGCAGCGATTTAGTGATGCGAGCTAGAGACAACGTGTATCACATCGAGTGTTTCCGATGTTCGGTGTGCAGCAGGCAGCTCTTACCGGGAGACGAGTTCTCTTTGCGGGACGAGGAACTTCTCTGCCGGGCTGACCATAGCTTGTTGATGGAACGGAGCTCTGCGGGAAGTCCTATAAGCCCTGGTCGCATTCACTCAAGCAGATCACTGCACATGGCAG ACCCTGTCACGGTTCGACAAGCACCTCATCGAAATCACGTCCACAAGCAATCAGAGAAAACGACGCGGGTTCGGACTGTTTTGAATGAGAAACAGCTTCACACGTTACGGACATGCTACAACGCCAACCCGCGGCCTGATGCGTTAATGAAGGAGCAACTTGTGGAGATGACTGGCTTGAGCCCAAGGGTCATTCGAGTTTGGTTCCAAAATAAAAGATGCAAAGATAAAAAGAGATCAATTCTCATGAAGCAATTACAGCAACAGCACCACAGTGATAAGACTGTAAGCATCTTC AATCTACAAGGCCTCACAGGTACGCCTCTCGTTGCTGGGAGTCCAATCAGACATGACAACACAGTCCAAGGCAACCAAGTGGAGGTACAGACTTATCAGCCGCCCTGGAAAGCTCTGAGTGAATTCGCCTTGCAGAGTGACTTGGACCAGCCAGCCTTTCAACAATTG GTGTCATTCTCCGAATCTGGGTCATTAGGGAACTCTTCGGGCAGCGACGTGACTTCCCTGTCATCGCAACTACCTGACACTCCAAACAGCATGGTACCCAGTCCTGTCGATACGTGA
- the isl2b gene encoding insulin gene enhancer protein isl-2b isoform X3 — translation MVDIIFNSSFLGDMGDHSKKKSGFAMCVGCGSQIHDQYILRVSPDLEWHAACLKCAECNQYLDETCTCFVRDGKTYCKRDYVRLFGIKCAKCNLGFSSSDLVMRARDNVYHIECFRCSVCSRQLLPGDEFSLRDEELLCRADHSLLMERSSAGSPISPGRIHSSRSLHMAADPVTVRQAPHRNHVHKQSEKTTRVRTVLNEKQLHTLRTCYNANPRPDALMKEQLVEMTGLSPRVIRVWFQNKRCKDKKRSILMKQLQQQHHSDKTNLQGLTGTPLVAGSPIRHDNTVQGNQVEVQTYQPPWKALSEFALQSDLDQPAFQQLVSFSESGSLGNSSGSDVTSLSSQLPDTPNSMVPSPVDT, via the exons TTTCTTGGGTGATATGGGGGATCATTCCAAAA AGAAGTCCGGATTCGCGATGTGTGTAGGCTGTGGAAGTCAGATACATGACCAGTACATACTGCGAGTCTCCCCGGACCTGGAGTGGCACGCAGCCTGCTTGAAGTGTGCTGAATGCAACCAATACCTGGATGAGACATGCACTTGCTTCGTCCGGGACGGCAAGACTTATTGTAAAAGAGATTACGTAAG GTTGTTTGGGATAAAATGTGCAAAATGCAACCTTGGATTCAGCAGCAGCGATTTAGTGATGCGAGCTAGAGACAACGTGTATCACATCGAGTGTTTCCGATGTTCGGTGTGCAGCAGGCAGCTCTTACCGGGAGACGAGTTCTCTTTGCGGGACGAGGAACTTCTCTGCCGGGCTGACCATAGCTTGTTGATGGAACGGAGCTCTGCGGGAAGTCCTATAAGCCCTGGTCGCATTCACTCAAGCAGATCACTGCACATGGCAG CAGACCCTGTCACGGTTCGACAAGCACCTCATCGAAATCACGTCCACAAGCAATCAGAGAAAACGACGCGGGTTCGGACTGTTTTGAATGAGAAACAGCTTCACACGTTACGGACATGCTACAACGCCAACCCGCGGCCTGATGCGTTAATGAAGGAGCAACTTGTGGAGATGACTGGCTTGAGCCCAAGGGTCATTCGAGTTTGGTTCCAAAATAAAAGATGCAAAGATAAAAAGAGATCAATTCTCATGAAGCAATTACAGCAACAGCACCACAGTGATAAGACT AATCTACAAGGCCTCACAGGTACGCCTCTCGTTGCTGGGAGTCCAATCAGACATGACAACACAGTCCAAGGCAACCAAGTGGAGGTACAGACTTATCAGCCGCCCTGGAAAGCTCTGAGTGAATTCGCCTTGCAGAGTGACTTGGACCAGCCAGCCTTTCAACAATTG GTGTCATTCTCCGAATCTGGGTCATTAGGGAACTCTTCGGGCAGCGACGTGACTTCCCTGTCATCGCAACTACCTGACACTCCAAACAGCATGGTACCCAGTCCTGTCGATACGTGA
- the isl2b gene encoding insulin gene enhancer protein isl-2b isoform X4, which yields MVDIIFNSSFLGDMGDHSKKKSGFAMCVGCGSQIHDQYILRVSPDLEWHAACLKCAECNQYLDETCTCFVRDGKTYCKRDYVRLFGIKCAKCNLGFSSSDLVMRARDNVYHIECFRCSVCSRQLLPGDEFSLRDEELLCRADHSLLMERSSAGSPISPGRIHSSRSLHMADPVTVRQAPHRNHVHKQSEKTTRVRTVLNEKQLHTLRTCYNANPRPDALMKEQLVEMTGLSPRVIRVWFQNKRCKDKKRSILMKQLQQQHHSDKTNLQGLTGTPLVAGSPIRHDNTVQGNQVEVQTYQPPWKALSEFALQSDLDQPAFQQLVSFSESGSLGNSSGSDVTSLSSQLPDTPNSMVPSPVDT from the exons TTTCTTGGGTGATATGGGGGATCATTCCAAAA AGAAGTCCGGATTCGCGATGTGTGTAGGCTGTGGAAGTCAGATACATGACCAGTACATACTGCGAGTCTCCCCGGACCTGGAGTGGCACGCAGCCTGCTTGAAGTGTGCTGAATGCAACCAATACCTGGATGAGACATGCACTTGCTTCGTCCGGGACGGCAAGACTTATTGTAAAAGAGATTACGTAAG GTTGTTTGGGATAAAATGTGCAAAATGCAACCTTGGATTCAGCAGCAGCGATTTAGTGATGCGAGCTAGAGACAACGTGTATCACATCGAGTGTTTCCGATGTTCGGTGTGCAGCAGGCAGCTCTTACCGGGAGACGAGTTCTCTTTGCGGGACGAGGAACTTCTCTGCCGGGCTGACCATAGCTTGTTGATGGAACGGAGCTCTGCGGGAAGTCCTATAAGCCCTGGTCGCATTCACTCAAGCAGATCACTGCACATGGCAG ACCCTGTCACGGTTCGACAAGCACCTCATCGAAATCACGTCCACAAGCAATCAGAGAAAACGACGCGGGTTCGGACTGTTTTGAATGAGAAACAGCTTCACACGTTACGGACATGCTACAACGCCAACCCGCGGCCTGATGCGTTAATGAAGGAGCAACTTGTGGAGATGACTGGCTTGAGCCCAAGGGTCATTCGAGTTTGGTTCCAAAATAAAAGATGCAAAGATAAAAAGAGATCAATTCTCATGAAGCAATTACAGCAACAGCACCACAGTGATAAGACT AATCTACAAGGCCTCACAGGTACGCCTCTCGTTGCTGGGAGTCCAATCAGACATGACAACACAGTCCAAGGCAACCAAGTGGAGGTACAGACTTATCAGCCGCCCTGGAAAGCTCTGAGTGAATTCGCCTTGCAGAGTGACTTGGACCAGCCAGCCTTTCAACAATTG GTGTCATTCTCCGAATCTGGGTCATTAGGGAACTCTTCGGGCAGCGACGTGACTTCCCTGTCATCGCAACTACCTGACACTCCAAACAGCATGGTACCCAGTCCTGTCGATACGTGA